From Borrelia sp. RT5S, the proteins below share one genomic window:
- the rplD gene encoding 50S ribosomal protein L4, producing MERKVFSQEGQEIRSIDLEDRVFNVDISYGSIYNAIRNELANLRVGTASTKTRAEVRGSSKKPWKQKGTGRARVGTRRNPIWVGGGVALGPKPRDYNYKLPRKVKRLAFRSVLSLRASVEDSFKVIEDFTVESGKTRELALIMKNFIRTNGKTVILLGNDDQMVKRAGKNIRDLKILSFNRLRVVDLFYAKNLIALESAVRGLNEFYVK from the coding sequence ATGGAAAGGAAAGTTTTTTCTCAAGAAGGACAGGAGATTCGGTCTATAGATTTGGAAGATAGGGTTTTTAACGTTGATATTAGCTATGGTTCTATATATAATGCTATTCGGAACGAGTTGGCTAATCTGAGGGTTGGGACAGCTTCTACTAAAACTAGAGCTGAGGTTAGGGGAAGTTCTAAAAAGCCTTGGAAGCAAAAGGGTACGGGGCGTGCAAGGGTTGGCACTAGGCGGAATCCAATTTGGGTTGGTGGTGGTGTGGCTTTAGGACCGAAACCAAGGGACTATAATTATAAATTGCCGAGGAAGGTAAAGAGGCTTGCTTTTAGGTCTGTTCTTAGTTTGCGTGCGTCTGTGGAAGATAGTTTTAAAGTTATTGAAGATTTCACTGTTGAGTCGGGGAAGACAAGGGAGCTTGCTTTGATAATGAAGAATTTTATAAGAACCAATGGAAAAACAGTTATTCTGTTGGGTAATGATGATCAGATGGTTAAGAGAGCAGGAAAGAATATTAGAGATTTGAAGATTTTATCTTTTAATAGACTTAGGGTTGTTGATTTGTTTTATGCTAAGAATTTAATAGCTCTCGAGTCTGCTGTCAGAGGGCTTAATGAGTTTTATGTTAAATAA
- the rplC gene encoding 50S ribosomal protein L3, with protein sequence MLGLIGKKVGMTQIFQEDGIVVPVTVIEFESNYVIGKKTVERDGYDALIMGSVDLKSFKVSKPVRGQYKKLENIEPRKYVIEFRGFKGYDAGDEIKLDVFREIRYVDVTGTTKGKGFQGAMKRHNFSGGPSSHGSKFHRHLGGTGQATTPARTFKGAKMAGRMGGVQQTIQNLEIIFVDEEKRALLVKGAVPGVKGSFVIVKKAKKVGV encoded by the coding sequence ATGTTGGGATTGATTGGAAAAAAGGTGGGCATGACTCAGATATTCCAAGAAGATGGGATTGTGGTGCCTGTGACGGTAATAGAATTTGAGTCCAATTATGTTATAGGGAAGAAAACGGTAGAGAGAGATGGATATGATGCTCTTATAATGGGATCTGTTGACCTTAAGAGTTTTAAGGTGTCAAAGCCCGTAAGAGGTCAGTATAAAAAATTAGAGAACATTGAACCTAGGAAGTATGTTATAGAATTTAGAGGCTTTAAGGGTTATGATGCTGGTGATGAGATTAAACTTGATGTTTTCAGAGAGATTAGATATGTGGATGTTACTGGTACTACTAAGGGTAAGGGTTTTCAGGGAGCTATGAAGAGACATAACTTTAGTGGTGGTCCCTCTTCTCATGGGTCTAAGTTTCACAGACATCTTGGCGGTACGGGACAGGCTACTACGCCTGCTAGGACTTTTAAGGGAGCTAAAATGGCTGGTAGGATGGGTGGCGTGCAGCAAACTATTCAAAATCTTGAAATTATTTTTGTTGATGAAGAGAAGAGAGCCCTTTTGGTAAAGGGTGCTGTACCAGGGGTTAAGGGTTCTTTTGTTATTGTTAAAAAGGCGAAAAAAGTGGGTGTTTAG
- the rpsQ gene encoding 30S ribosomal protein S17, with product MARENKRELVGRVVSDRMSKSIVVEIVQRRMHPIYHKYLKVSRRVKAHDEKEESKVGDKVRIVEARPISKEKRWMLVGVLEKSK from the coding sequence ATGGCAAGAGAAAATAAGAGAGAGCTAGTCGGTAGGGTTGTCAGCGATAGGATGAGTAAATCTATAGTTGTTGAAATTGTTCAGAGAAGAATGCATCCTATATATCATAAATACCTAAAGGTTAGTAGAAGAGTTAAGGCTCATGACGAGAAAGAAGAATCAAAGGTTGGAGATAAGGTAAGGATTGTTGAGGCTCGACCTATTAGTAAGGAGAAGAGGTGGATGCTTGTTGGAGTTTTAGAAAAGTCAAAGTGA
- a CDS encoding MATE family efflux transporter: MATSQARTRKLILEGNLYKVLSVVSLPILVTNVIQAFYELTDMFYVGKLGAVPLAALSLTGPINFLIMVFAMGMAMGSISLMSKAIGEGTFSKFSKYAGQLLFLNFISSLFVTVFILLSIDSILDFMSVKGDLMELTKSYFYVTAYAIPVMFLSISIVYILNSQGETIISMVIILIANIINFILDPILMFTFDLGIAGAAWATFFSKLVTVFSYLFLTYGLNRGFKINLGDMMPDAAVMRNIFNLGFPAAFGQIMTSLSFLVFNYLVIQISPKFLAAYGLTNSIIAFLLLPGMSIGTGIITIVGQNLGAKNFDRIGDALKKGFFLSLIVLFTINVVIISFREVIVTFFTDDLEVLSYANDYLLLASIGTVGYGLQQVFFGGLIGSGFTKLVMVIVCVRLWVIRLPVVLIFQYFGIMEDSLGYAFIISNYVAFMILLFLTLTKYWLKPQYSSI; this comes from the coding sequence ATGGCAACGAGTCAAGCTAGAACTAGAAAGTTAATATTAGAAGGGAATTTATATAAAGTATTGTCAGTTGTTAGTTTGCCCATTCTGGTGACTAATGTTATTCAGGCTTTTTACGAACTTACAGATATGTTTTATGTAGGAAAACTTGGTGCTGTTCCTCTTGCTGCACTATCTCTTACGGGTCCTATTAATTTTCTTATTATGGTTTTTGCTATGGGGATGGCTATGGGAAGCATATCATTGATGTCTAAAGCTATTGGAGAGGGTACATTTTCTAAGTTTTCAAAATATGCAGGACAATTATTATTTTTAAATTTCATATCATCTCTCTTTGTTACAGTTTTTATTTTGCTATCCATAGATTCTATTCTAGATTTTATGTCTGTTAAGGGCGATCTTATGGAACTTACTAAGTCTTATTTTTATGTCACAGCCTATGCGATACCCGTAATGTTTTTAAGTATTTCTATTGTATATATATTAAATTCTCAGGGAGAAACCATTATTTCTATGGTAATAATTTTGATTGCAAATATTATCAATTTTATTCTTGATCCAATTTTAATGTTTACTTTTGATTTAGGTATTGCTGGTGCCGCTTGGGCTACTTTTTTTTCAAAATTAGTAACAGTTTTTTCTTATTTGTTTCTAACTTATGGGCTAAATCGCGGTTTTAAGATAAATTTAGGGGACATGATGCCAGATGCTGCCGTAATGAGAAATATTTTTAATTTAGGGTTTCCAGCAGCTTTTGGACAGATTATGACTTCTCTTTCTTTTTTGGTTTTCAATTATCTTGTGATTCAAATTAGTCCTAAATTTTTAGCCGCTTACGGACTTACGAATAGTATTATTGCATTTCTGCTTCTTCCTGGAATGAGTATTGGTACTGGAATTATTACAATTGTTGGACAAAATCTTGGAGCTAAAAATTTCGATAGAATAGGGGACGCCCTAAAGAAGGGCTTTTTTTTGTCTTTAATAGTTTTATTTACAATCAACGTGGTTATAATATCTTTCAGAGAGGTTATTGTAACTTTTTTTACGGATGATTTGGAAGTTTTAAGTTATGCTAATGACTATTTGTTATTAGCATCAATTGGAACTGTTGGATATGGGTTGCAACAAGTTTTTTTTGGAGGGTTGATTGGCTCGGGATTTACAAAACTTGTCATGGTTATTGTTTGTGTTCGTCTTTGGGTTATTCGCTTGCCGGTTGTGCTTATTTTTCAATATTTTGGAATCATGGAAGATTCCCTAGGGTATGCCTTCATAATTTCAAACTATGTGGCCTTTATGATTTTATTGTTCCTTACTCTTACAAAATACTGGTTGAAGCCGCAGTATAGTTCAATATAA
- the rpmC gene encoding 50S ribosomal protein L29: MLKKFKDMSLDDIRAKRLSLKREYMDLRFRTVVGHVENPLKKREIRRDIARLNTIIYEYEIGIRKV, from the coding sequence ATGTTAAAGAAATTTAAGGATATGTCTCTTGATGATATTAGGGCTAAGCGCTTGTCGCTGAAGAGAGAGTATATGGATTTGAGGTTTAGGACGGTTGTGGGGCATGTTGAGAACCCTTTAAAGAAAAGGGAGATAAGGCGGGATATTGCAAGGCTTAATACGATAATCTATGAATATGAAATAGGTATTAGGAAGGTTTAG
- the rplE gene encoding 50S ribosomal protein L5, with protein sequence MSYVPEFKRYYRESIVKELAEEFQYRSIMQAPRIEKIVVSMGVGEAVKNKKLLDSAVEELSQITGQRAVKTKARRAIAGFKIRQGQEIGAMVTLRGNVMYEFLYKLINLALPRVKDFRGVNGNSFDGNGNYSFGIAEQIIFSEIDYDKIERVSGLNVTIVTTALSDREGKALLSRFGMPFSS encoded by the coding sequence ATGAGTTACGTTCCTGAGTTTAAGAGATATTATAGGGAAAGTATTGTGAAGGAGCTTGCTGAGGAGTTTCAGTATAGGTCTATCATGCAGGCTCCTAGAATAGAAAAAATAGTTGTTTCTATGGGGGTTGGAGAGGCTGTTAAGAACAAGAAGCTTTTAGATTCGGCTGTTGAGGAGCTTAGTCAGATTACTGGCCAGAGGGCTGTGAAGACGAAGGCTAGGAGAGCTATTGCTGGTTTCAAGATTAGACAGGGACAGGAAATTGGAGCTATGGTTACACTTAGGGGCAATGTTATGTATGAATTTTTATACAAGCTTATCAATTTAGCCTTGCCTCGTGTTAAAGATTTCAGAGGAGTTAACGGCAATTCTTTTGATGGCAATGGCAATTATTCTTTCGGGATAGCAGAACAGATAATATTTTCTGAGATAGATTATGATAAAATAGAGCGAGTGTCTGGTTTGAATGTTACTATAGTAACGACGGCTTTAAGTGATAGGGAAGGGAAGGCTTTGCTATCTAGGTTTGGTATGCCGTTTAGTAGCTAA
- the rplB gene encoding 50S ribosomal protein L2 translates to MGIKTYRPKTSSLRYKTTLSFDDLSKGNSPLRSLTRGKVSRAGRDSSGRISVRRRGGGHKRRYREIDFGRRDKFGVYARVASIEYDPNRSSNIALLVYRDGDKRYVIAPKGIKVGDILESGPNSPIRSGNSLPLENIPVGKMVHNIELSLGRGGQLVRSAGSYAMILASDDDYVTVKLPSGEMRMIFKKCMATLGEVGNEDYMNVSWGKAGKSRWLGKRPRVRGVAMNPVDHPHGGGEGKTSGGRHPVSPWGQPTKGYKTRKKKKYSDKFIVKRRSK, encoded by the coding sequence ATGGGTATTAAGACTTATAGACCGAAAACGTCTTCTTTGCGATATAAAACAACTTTGTCCTTTGATGATTTGAGCAAGGGGAATAGTCCTTTGAGGTCTTTGACTAGAGGTAAGGTTTCTAGAGCTGGGAGAGATTCTTCTGGAAGAATTAGCGTCAGAAGGAGAGGTGGAGGGCATAAGAGAAGGTATAGGGAAATTGATTTTGGTAGAAGGGATAAGTTTGGGGTGTATGCTCGGGTTGCGTCTATTGAATATGATCCAAATAGAAGCTCCAATATAGCTTTGCTTGTTTACAGGGACGGGGATAAGAGATATGTCATTGCCCCTAAGGGGATTAAAGTTGGTGACATACTGGAGAGTGGTCCAAATTCTCCAATAAGAAGTGGTAATTCACTTCCTCTTGAGAATATTCCAGTTGGCAAGATGGTGCATAATATTGAGCTTAGCCTTGGAAGGGGAGGGCAGCTTGTAAGGAGTGCTGGTAGTTATGCTATGATACTTGCCTCTGATGATGATTATGTTACTGTTAAGCTTCCGTCAGGAGAAATGCGCATGATTTTTAAGAAATGTATGGCGACTCTTGGAGAGGTTGGGAACGAGGATTATATGAATGTTTCTTGGGGCAAGGCTGGTAAGAGTAGGTGGCTTGGAAAGAGGCCTAGGGTGAGGGGGGTTGCTATGAACCCTGTTGACCATCCTCATGGCGGTGGAGAGGGCAAGACTTCTGGAGGTCGCCATCCTGTATCTCCTTGGGGGCAGCCTACTAAGGGGTATAAAACTAGAAAAAAGAAGAAATACTCAGATAAATTTATAGTTAAGCGAAGAAGTAAGTAG
- the rpsH gene encoding 30S ribosomal protein S8, with translation MSVTHSVGDMLTKIRNASRVRHESVELKMSKINKSILDILKEEGYIKDYGLFDKDGISFIRVVLNYDNKRNPAINRIDAISTPGRKVYSSYKKMPRIKNGYGILVVSSSRGVITGKKARDSKVGGELICSVW, from the coding sequence ATGTCGGTTACGCATTCAGTTGGAGATATGTTAACTAAGATAAGAAATGCAAGTAGAGTTAGGCATGAATCTGTGGAACTGAAGATGTCTAAGATAAATAAGTCGATTTTAGATATTCTTAAGGAAGAAGGGTATATTAAGGACTATGGGTTGTTTGATAAAGATGGTATTTCTTTTATTAGGGTGGTGTTAAATTATGATAATAAGAGAAATCCTGCTATAAACAGGATAGATGCTATTTCAACTCCTGGTAGAAAAGTTTATTCTTCGTATAAAAAAATGCCGAGGATAAAGAATGGCTATGGGATCTTGGTTGTGTCCTCTTCTAGGGGTGTTATTACCGGGAAGAAGGCTAGGGATAGCAAGGTGGGCGGTGAGCTCATTTGTTCAGTTTGGTAA
- the tuf gene encoding elongation factor Tu, which yields MAKEVFQRTKPHMNVGTIGHVDHGKTTLTAAISIYCSKVNKDVRALKYEDIDNAPEEKARGITINARHIEYETASRHYAHVDCPGHADYIKNMITGAAQMDAAILLVAADSGAEPQTKEHLLLAQRMGIKKIIVFLNKLDLADPELVELVEVEVLELVEKYGFAGDTPIIKGAAFGAMSNPDDPEATKCIKELLDSMDNYFDLPERDIDKPFLLAVEDVFSISGRGTVATGRIERGLIKVGQEVEIVGIRETRKTTVTGVEMFQKILEQGQAGDNVGLLLRGVDKKDIERGQVIAAIGTITPHKKFKASIYCLTKEEGGRHKPFFPGYRPQFFFRTTDVTGMVTLEGKEMVMPGDNVDISVELISSIAMDKNVEFAVREGGRTVASGRILEILE from the coding sequence ATGGCTAAGGAAGTTTTTCAGAGAACAAAACCGCACATGAATGTTGGTACAATAGGGCACGTTGACCACGGGAAGACAACATTGACGGCGGCTATTAGTATTTATTGCTCAAAGGTAAACAAGGACGTTCGTGCGCTTAAATATGAAGATATTGATAATGCACCTGAGGAGAAGGCAAGGGGGATAACTATTAATGCTAGACATATTGAGTATGAGACTGCAAGTAGGCATTATGCTCATGTTGATTGTCCGGGACACGCCGATTACATTAAAAATATGATTACTGGAGCGGCTCAGATGGACGCTGCTATACTATTGGTTGCGGCTGACAGCGGGGCAGAGCCTCAGACGAAAGAACATTTGCTTCTTGCACAGAGAATGGGGATAAAAAAAATAATAGTGTTTTTGAATAAACTAGATTTGGCAGATCCTGAGCTTGTTGAACTTGTTGAGGTTGAAGTTTTGGAGCTTGTTGAGAAGTATGGGTTTGCTGGTGATACTCCGATAATAAAGGGAGCGGCTTTTGGCGCTATGTCAAATCCGGATGATCCTGAGGCTACTAAGTGTATAAAGGAGCTTCTTGATTCTATGGATAATTATTTTGACCTTCCTGAAAGGGACATTGATAAGCCGTTTTTGCTTGCTGTTGAGGATGTTTTTTCTATATCTGGACGCGGTACTGTTGCTACTGGGCGTATTGAGAGGGGCCTTATTAAGGTTGGGCAAGAGGTTGAGATTGTTGGAATTCGGGAGACTAGGAAAACAACGGTGACTGGTGTTGAAATGTTTCAAAAAATTCTTGAGCAAGGACAGGCAGGGGATAATGTTGGGCTTTTGCTTAGAGGTGTTGATAAAAAGGATATTGAAAGAGGCCAGGTTATTGCTGCTATTGGCACAATCACTCCTCATAAGAAATTTAAGGCGTCTATATATTGTTTGACTAAGGAAGAGGGCGGAAGGCATAAGCCGTTTTTCCCAGGATATAGGCCACAGTTTTTCTTCAGAACAACAGATGTTACGGGTATGGTAACTTTGGAAGGGAAAGAAATGGTTATGCCAGGAGATAATGTTGATATTTCTGTTGAGCTTATCTCTTCAATAGCTATGGATAAAAATGTTGAGTTTGCTGTTAGGGAAGGCGGTAGAACTGTTGCTTCGGGGCGTATTCTTGAAATATTGGAATAG
- the rpsJ gene encoding 30S ribosomal protein S10, with protein MIARDKIRVRLFSFDVKILDQSAESIVRAVQKSKAQIKGPIPLPTKIKKYTVLRSPHVNKKSREQFEMRTHKRLIDILDPTSALMDSLMKLELPAGVEVDIK; from the coding sequence TTGATTGCTAGAGATAAAATACGGGTAAGGCTTTTTAGTTTTGATGTTAAGATATTGGACCAGAGCGCTGAGTCTATTGTTAGGGCTGTTCAGAAATCTAAAGCTCAAATAAAGGGTCCTATTCCTTTGCCGACAAAGATAAAGAAATATACTGTTTTGCGTTCTCCTCATGTTAATAAAAAATCAAGAGAGCAATTTGAAATGAGAACTCACAAAAGGCTTATTGATATTTTAGATCCTACTTCTGCTTTGATGGATTCCTTGATGAAATTGGAGCTACCTGCGGGTGTGGAAGTGGATATTAAGTAG
- the rplF gene encoding 50S ribosomal protein L6 has translation MSRVGKLPIRIADSVKVGVVDNLITIEGKRGKLNQVVGSGIKVRVEDDNIIVERAFEDKQTRAFHGLYRSLIFNMVKGVTDGFSKSLTINGVGYRVEQQGSSLFFNLGYSTQFEYVIPEGVSIKLDGNTKISVEGIDKCRVGQVAAEIRSLKVPEPYKGKGIKYDSEVIKRKVGKSGVKK, from the coding sequence ATGTCACGTGTTGGCAAGCTTCCTATAAGGATAGCAGATTCTGTTAAAGTGGGCGTTGTGGACAATTTGATAACGATTGAGGGGAAGAGGGGTAAATTGAATCAGGTGGTAGGAAGCGGTATTAAGGTTAGAGTGGAGGATGACAACATTATTGTGGAGCGTGCTTTTGAGGATAAGCAGACAAGAGCCTTTCATGGGCTTTATAGAAGCTTGATTTTTAATATGGTCAAGGGAGTGACGGATGGGTTTTCAAAGTCCCTTACTATTAATGGGGTAGGTTATAGGGTGGAGCAGCAGGGGAGCAGTCTTTTTTTTAATCTGGGGTATTCAACTCAGTTTGAGTATGTAATACCGGAGGGGGTTTCTATTAAGCTTGATGGGAATACTAAAATTTCAGTTGAGGGGATAGACAAGTGCAGGGTTGGACAAGTCGCTGCTGAGATTAGAAGCTTGAAGGTGCCAGAACCGTATAAGGGTAAAGGTATTAAGTATGACAGTGAGGTAATTAAGCGTAAAGTAGGAAAATCGGGAGTAAAGAAATAA
- the rplX gene encoding 50S ribosomal protein L24 — MKTKLRLGDNVKVLCGKDRGRIGRVIGIDRGRSRVTVEACNMVKKVIKARTPQEKSKIINKEAAMDISNVMLFVGGIASRVGFRFEGNEKKRFLKKNGGNV; from the coding sequence ATGAAGACAAAGCTAAGATTGGGGGATAACGTAAAGGTTCTTTGTGGCAAAGATAGAGGAAGGATAGGTAGAGTTATTGGTATTGATAGGGGGAGATCTAGGGTTACTGTTGAAGCTTGTAATATGGTTAAAAAGGTTATTAAGGCGAGGACACCTCAGGAAAAGAGTAAAATAATTAATAAAGAGGCAGCTATGGATATCTCGAATGTGATGTTGTTCGTGGGGGGCATAGCTTCTAGGGTAGGGTTTAGATTTGAAGGCAATGAAAAGAAGAGATTTCTTAAGAAGAATGGGGGGAATGTTTAA
- the rplW gene encoding 50S ribosomal protein L23, translating into MRACDIMISPVLTEKTNIQRENMSVYAFRVKKQANKKDIGAAIKELFGVVPVACRVLNVKSKNKIVVSKKGYPIGRGRTSSWKKAYIYLKKEDKIDIF; encoded by the coding sequence ATGAGAGCTTGTGATATAATGATCTCGCCTGTGCTCACCGAAAAAACTAATATTCAGCGAGAGAATATGAGTGTTTATGCTTTTAGGGTTAAGAAGCAGGCTAATAAGAAAGATATTGGTGCTGCAATTAAGGAGCTTTTTGGTGTTGTTCCGGTGGCTTGTAGAGTTCTTAATGTTAAAAGCAAGAATAAGATAGTGGTTTCAAAGAAGGGTTACCCTATTGGTAGAGGAAGAACTTCTTCGTGGAAAAAGGCGTATATTTATCTTAAAAAAGAAGATAAGATAGACATATTTTAG
- the rplP gene encoding 50S ribosomal protein L16, protein MLSPKKVRYRKRQRGRLTGQAQKGNKISFGEYGLVSLETDFITSRQIEAARIAMTRRVKRGGKVWIRIFPDIPYTKKPAETRMGKGKGGVDHWNAPVKLGTVMFEMAGVAKELAEEAMVLASSKLPVKTVFVVRRDLR, encoded by the coding sequence ATGTTGAGTCCTAAAAAGGTTAGGTATAGGAAGAGGCAGAGAGGGAGGCTTACTGGGCAAGCACAGAAGGGGAATAAGATATCCTTTGGAGAGTATGGGCTTGTTTCTCTTGAGACGGATTTTATTACTTCAAGGCAGATTGAGGCAGCTCGTATTGCTATGACTCGTAGGGTTAAGAGAGGTGGTAAAGTTTGGATAAGAATATTTCCGGACATTCCTTACACCAAGAAACCAGCTGAGACTAGAATGGGTAAGGGTAAGGGGGGTGTTGATCATTGGAATGCTCCTGTTAAGCTTGGGACTGTTATGTTTGAGATGGCTGGCGTAGCTAAGGAGCTTGCTGAGGAAGCTATGGTGCTTGCTAGCTCTAAATTGCCAGTTAAAACGGTGTTTGTTGTAAGGAGAGATTTGAGGTAG
- a CDS encoding type Z 30S ribosomal protein S14: protein MAKKSMIIKALRKPKYRTRQNHRCRLCGRPRGYMRDFGMCRVCFRKYASAGLIPGVSKSSW from the coding sequence ATGGCTAAGAAGTCAATGATAATTAAGGCTTTACGGAAGCCAAAATATAGAACAAGGCAGAATCATAGGTGTAGGCTGTGTGGGCGCCCAAGGGGATATATGAGAGATTTTGGTATGTGTCGTGTATGTTTTAGGAAGTATGCGTCTGCTGGATTAATTCCTGGTGTTTCAAAGTCAAGCTGGTAA
- the rplN gene encoding 50S ribosomal protein L14, with protein sequence MVQMQTYLTVADNTGGKLAQCIKVLGGSKKRYARVGDIIVVAVKQAIPNSPVKKGDVYKAVVVRTSKEIRRRNGTYVRFDDNACVILDANLNPRGKRVFGPVARELRDANFMKVVSLASEVI encoded by the coding sequence ATGGTACAGATGCAGACGTATTTAACGGTTGCTGATAATACAGGCGGTAAGTTGGCTCAGTGTATAAAGGTTTTGGGTGGTAGTAAGAAGCGTTATGCTAGGGTTGGAGACATAATTGTTGTCGCTGTAAAGCAGGCTATTCCTAATTCTCCTGTTAAAAAGGGAGATGTGTATAAGGCTGTTGTTGTTAGAACTTCGAAAGAGATAAGACGTAGGAATGGGACTTATGTTAGATTTGATGATAATGCTTGTGTTATACTCGATGCTAATTTAAATCCAAGAGGTAAGAGAGTTTTTGGGCCTGTTGCAAGGGAATTGAGAGATGCTAATTTTATGAAGGTTGTCTCTTTAGCTTCAGAGGTAATATAG
- the rpsC gene encoding 30S ribosomal protein S3: MGQKVHPYSLRIKINKDWKSKWYFDKKLYSEILYEDFLIRRETMKFLRGIKFDISDIEIIRNNLQRVTVVISTPRPGSVIGAKGANLEKIGQLLTRKISKKINIKIKEIKKPEFDAQIIANGIARQIENRASYRKLLKTSLSSSISKGLQGIKIKVSGRLGGAEIARSFEVKEGRIPLHTLRANIDYGFVEAQTTYGIIGVKVWVFKGELLGRKINADAGQVINKKPARERSENFNKIGIAQDRNSQDGKNRRVSDEGKFFKEKSGPGDDSV, from the coding sequence ATGGGTCAAAAAGTACATCCTTATAGCTTAAGAATAAAGATTAATAAGGACTGGAAGTCGAAATGGTATTTTGATAAGAAGTTGTATTCGGAGATACTTTATGAAGATTTCTTGATAAGACGAGAGACTATGAAGTTTCTCAGGGGTATTAAGTTTGATATTTCTGACATAGAGATTATTAGAAATAATCTTCAAAGGGTAACAGTGGTTATTTCTACTCCAAGGCCTGGTTCTGTTATTGGAGCTAAGGGCGCCAACCTTGAAAAGATAGGGCAGCTGCTGACTAGGAAGATTTCTAAAAAGATCAATATTAAGATAAAAGAGATTAAAAAGCCGGAGTTTGATGCTCAGATTATTGCTAATGGGATAGCAAGGCAAATTGAAAATAGGGCTTCTTACAGAAAGCTTTTAAAAACTTCGCTTTCGTCTTCTATTTCAAAAGGTCTTCAGGGAATTAAAATTAAAGTTTCGGGTAGGCTCGGTGGGGCTGAAATTGCTAGAAGTTTTGAGGTTAAGGAAGGAAGAATCCCTTTGCACACTCTTAGGGCTAACATAGATTATGGTTTTGTTGAGGCGCAGACGACTTATGGTATCATTGGCGTTAAGGTTTGGGTATTTAAGGGAGAGCTTTTAGGGAGGAAAATTAATGCGGATGCTGGTCAGGTAATAAATAAAAAGCCTGCAAGGGAGAGAAGTGAAAATTTTAATAAGATTGGGATAGCGCAAGATAGGAATAGCCAGGATGGCAAGAATAGAAGGGTTTCAGACGAGGGTAAATTTTTTAAGGAAAAATCAGGGCCCGGAGATGATTCTGTTTAG
- the rplV gene encoding 50S ribosomal protein L22, whose product MGVNRRYTARGKNLPSSPKKVRPIADNIRGRSYVEAAAILYSMPNKGAKLLGKVVKSAASNAMYHNKNLSEDMIIVKVVMVDDGRRRKSVWPRARGRADRLVNRSCHIFVEVDEKMGSGE is encoded by the coding sequence ATGGGTGTAAATAGGAGATATACGGCAAGGGGCAAGAATCTGCCATCTTCCCCGAAGAAGGTGAGGCCCATAGCTGATAATATACGTGGTAGATCTTATGTTGAGGCTGCTGCTATACTTTATTCTATGCCCAATAAAGGGGCTAAGCTTTTGGGTAAGGTGGTTAAATCAGCTGCATCAAATGCTATGTATCATAATAAAAATCTTTCTGAGGATATGATCATTGTGAAGGTGGTTATGGTTGATGATGGAAGGCGCCGTAAGAGTGTTTGGCCTAGAGCTAGAGGGAGGGCCGATAGACTAGTTAATAGAAGTTGTCATATTTTTGTTGAAGTTGATGAAAAGATGGGAAGTGGAGAATAA
- the rpsS gene encoding 30S ribosomal protein S19: MARSIKKGPFIEKSLYQKVLAASGKGKRVVIKTYSRASTIIPDMVSLTISVYNGKSFIPVYITEDLVGHKLGEFSPTRIFRGHAKSDKKGRK, from the coding sequence GTGGCAAGATCTATTAAGAAAGGACCTTTTATAGAAAAAAGTCTTTATCAAAAAGTTTTAGCAGCTTCTGGTAAGGGGAAAAGAGTGGTTATTAAAACATATTCTAGAGCTTCGACAATAATACCTGACATGGTAAGTCTTACTATATCTGTTTATAATGGTAAGTCTTTTATTCCTGTCTATATTACTGAAGATCTTGTGGGGCATAAGCTTGGTGAGTTTTCTCCGACAAGGATTTTTAGGGGACATGCTAAATCAGATAAGAAGGGAAGGAAGTAG